Proteins encoded within one genomic window of Psilocybe cubensis strain MGC-MH-2018 chromosome 2, whole genome shotgun sequence:
- a CDS encoding Protein rer1, which yields MMSDTGSGVEPSPVQNISAQYAKIQRQYQQILDRWTPHVLQRWLSTAGLLVVFMLRIIIAQGYAVHAHAIYLLNLLLAFLQPKFDPSLQDDLMADEIEEGGDPVSPLPSQRDDEFRPFVRRLPEWQFWLSSTRATIIALFCTFSSAFDVPVYWPILVVYFFTLFALTMRRQIQHMIKYKYIPFDIGRKARYGGAK from the exons ATGATGTCTGACACCGGCTCTGGTGTTGAACCCTCGCCAGTTCAGAATATTTCAGCACAATATGCTAAAATACAGCGGCAATATCAACAAATACTGGATCGCTGGACGCCCCATGTCCTCCAACGCTGGCTCTCAACAGCTGGTCTTTTGGTTGTGTTTATGCTCAGGATTATAATTGCTCAGGGG TATGCTGTAC ACGCCCATGCCATCTACCTCCTCAATCTCCTCCTCGCTTTCCTTCAACCGAAGTTCGACCCATCCCTACAGGATGATCTCATGGCAGATGAAATAGAAGAAGGGGGAGATCCTGTTAGCCCATTGCCCTCACAGCGGGATGATGAGTTCAGGCCGTTTGTCAGGCGTCTGCCCGAGTGGCAGTTTTG GCTGTCTTCGACTCGTGCTACAATTATTGCTCTTTTCTGTACATTTTCTTCGGCATTTGATGTACCCGTCTACTGGCCAATTCTCGTTGTATATTTCTTCACTCTATTTGCGCTGACAATGCGCAGGCAGATCCA GCATATGATAAAATACAAGTATATACCCTTTGATATCGGCCGCAAAGCTCGTTATGGTGGGGCGAAGTAG